A genomic window from Arthrobacter globiformis includes:
- a CDS encoding 5-formyltetrahydrofolate cyclo-ligase, which produces MPTGTMPSKDGIRSRHRQIRATMTATDLSIAGDGIATHGLPWAEAIAAGKPATFTAYLGVAFEPPTLPLLHALHEAGHSILLPVCEPDRELSWVFWTPDSEFIRSRYAPIQEPAGERHGLDVVRTAAGMFMPATAVDRSGNRIGQGGGYYDKFLAAANAGGLHLPKAAIIYDSELLPAQTIPAEDFDRPVEAVLMPSGLVAFA; this is translated from the coding sequence ATGCCAACAGGGACAATGCCGTCGAAGGACGGGATCCGTTCGCGGCACCGGCAGATCCGGGCCACGATGACAGCAACAGACCTCTCAATCGCCGGCGACGGCATCGCCACCCATGGGCTGCCGTGGGCCGAAGCCATCGCTGCGGGCAAGCCCGCCACGTTCACCGCCTACCTCGGCGTCGCTTTCGAACCGCCAACCCTTCCCCTGCTGCACGCACTGCATGAGGCCGGCCACAGCATCCTGCTCCCTGTCTGCGAACCGGACCGGGAACTCAGCTGGGTCTTCTGGACGCCCGACAGCGAGTTTATCCGCAGCAGATATGCGCCCATCCAGGAACCTGCCGGTGAGCGCCACGGCCTGGATGTGGTGCGGACTGCGGCCGGAATGTTCATGCCGGCTACGGCTGTGGACCGCAGCGGCAACCGGATCGGACAGGGTGGCGGCTATTACGACAAGTTCCTGGCTGCGGCCAACGCCGGCGGCCTGCACCTTCCCAAGGCTGCCATCATCTATGACTCCGAACTCCTGCCCGCCCAGACCATCCCGGCTGAAGACTTTGACCGCCCCGTCGAGGCAGTCCTCATGCCCTCCGGGCTGGTAGCCTTCGCGTGA
- a CDS encoding FmdB family zinc ribbon protein encodes MPTYAYACKDCSHAFDIVQSFTDSTLTSCPECQGTLRKKFNSVGVVFKGSGFYRTDSRDSKGSTVSPSPAASAPAAPAASSSSASSAAPAAAAAS; translated from the coding sequence GTGCCCACGTATGCCTATGCCTGCAAAGATTGCAGCCATGCTTTCGACATCGTGCAGTCTTTCACCGACAGCACTCTGACGTCCTGCCCCGAATGCCAGGGCACGCTCCGCAAGAAGTTCAACAGCGTCGGTGTGGTCTTCAAGGGCTCCGGCTTCTACCGGACTGATTCGCGCGACTCCAAGGGAAGCACCGTCTCGCCCTCCCCCGCTGCGTCAGCGCCGGCCGCCCCGGCCGCCTCCTCGTCGTCTGCATCATCCGCTGCCCCGGCAGCTGCAGCCGCGAGCTAG
- the cpaB gene encoding Flp pilus assembly protein CpaB, with translation MPATGIFPARASRPAVRPGRGKALPGSAARPRPRGRRFAGWLNRNRRLAVALLLCAAAGIAVHQLTPAPAQTVSVLAAARDLPAGANLAGSDVGTISVPPAMVPDGTFADSAGVDGKQLAVPLRKGQLLTDAQLVGPGLLTGAPPGSAAVPLRMADPSSIQLVSPGQLVNVVLTSGNGYEQASASKVLAKAVPVLWTSGQEGQGSQWLAAGDSDGLLVVAATPAQASALAGASTQGKLFFVLVASGAR, from the coding sequence ATGCCAGCTACCGGAATTTTCCCTGCAAGGGCATCCCGCCCAGCCGTTCGTCCCGGCCGGGGCAAGGCATTGCCCGGCTCCGCCGCCCGCCCGCGCCCGCGCGGACGGCGCTTCGCGGGATGGCTGAACCGTAACCGCCGTCTTGCCGTGGCACTCCTCCTCTGCGCGGCCGCGGGGATCGCCGTCCACCAGCTCACTCCTGCCCCTGCCCAGACCGTGAGCGTCCTCGCCGCTGCCCGTGACCTACCAGCCGGAGCGAACCTGGCTGGGAGTGATGTCGGGACCATCAGCGTTCCGCCGGCTATGGTGCCCGACGGGACTTTCGCTGACAGCGCCGGAGTGGACGGCAAGCAGCTGGCAGTGCCGCTTCGCAAGGGCCAGCTCCTCACCGATGCGCAGCTCGTCGGGCCAGGGCTGCTGACGGGGGCGCCGCCCGGGTCCGCTGCGGTACCGCTGCGGATGGCGGACCCGTCATCCATCCAGCTGGTGTCCCCCGGCCAACTCGTGAACGTTGTCCTGACAAGCGGCAACGGCTATGAGCAGGCATCAGCCTCGAAGGTACTCGCCAAGGCAGTGCCCGTCCTGTGGACCTCCGGCCAGGAAGGCCAAGGCAGCCAGTGGCTTGCTGCCGGGGATTCGGACGGGCTGCTGGTGGTGGCCGCCACCCCTGCCCAGGCCAG